The stretch of DNA AATGCAGTTGCCAAAATGGAAATTACATTGATTTATAGTGAGAATCAGAGGAGTTTTGAGCATGGAAACAGAATAGAGGAGTGTGGGAAAGCAGACCTTTaaagtttctgtttgtgttcgtGGTCGGCTGCTCACCACTGAGGTGGAAGAAGTGAGTCAGGTCGAAGCCGTGGAGAACTTCCTCCCACCGTGACAGCAGATAAAGAGACACCCTCATGATGGTGGTACATTTACCCAAGTGATGTACTTACAGTGCAGTTTCAATCTATTCTAACACATCATATATTATAACTTGATTATGCTTCGAGAAAACTATCAGGAGCGTTCCCAGGCTACAATGTATTTTTCCATTGTCGTATTCCCACTTTTACTTCTGGATCTGAGTTCTTCTTCCAGTCCTGAGGAAACATACATCTGATACACATCCCTGTGGTGGGACTGTTCTTCATCCTGGTGTGAAATAGATCTCTACGAGGCTGACGCTCACTCGCTTTGTCTGTCTCGGGCCCCTCCATCTGcacttcctctgcctcctcagtgACCCCAGGACCACTGCACCGTAAAACTGTGGCGTCTCTCCCACCACCATGACAACACAGAGGATTTAACTCCATGACATCCAGTTCTATTATGGCCTAGAAAAATACACTCAGTAGGGTGCAGCGCTCTACCAGGCGATCTCTGCTACACCTAAAACAACGGTATACACCAATGGAAACACTGTCTGATGGAGGAACAGGCTTCAACACGTCAGCTGTTAACACTGGCTCACTGGCAGTCAAGATGACAACCATGCAAGGTCATTCAGCATACAGGAATAAATAAGCACAAAAGATATTAGGCTGATATTTCCAGTGATTTTTGAGATTAGCCGCAGACAGACTGATACACATGCACAGGATCACACCATGAGATAAAAATCTGCACAAATGTGGCTTCATGGTGTTATTATACAGACTTCCACGGCTCCTTCACTGCTGCAGAAGTTTCCTGGTAAAGTGAAAACAGGGACAATAGGAAACCATATGGACCAGAGCGAGTTAAATGAACAAGAACAGATACCACTTCACCAGCAGCGGAGCCATCTGCGTTCACTTTACATCGCAGAACAATAAAACAGCCGACTGCACATCCAGTGCAGAGAAATCTGTGCGAGCCTGATAAACCAAAGCCAATAAGCCGCCATCAGATGAGCACGCAGGCAGCTTTTTGTCAAGCATCAGCTCAGGGTTTCAgtgcacctgcacacacctcAGTCTCACTGTGCTGAAACATCAGAGGGGCCTCCAGCAGGCCGGTTCAGCAGGGAAATCCCTTCGaacaccttcctcctcctcctcctcctcctcctcctcctcctcccacaggcAGGTTTAAACAGAGCACGTGCAGAAGGCTATTTAACACCACTCAAGAGAGTCCCACAGAGGAGACGTGAGGTcccaggagagacagagagacagtgggaGGAAATGTGAACTGTAGCGTTACATTTGCTACCATAAGTGTCCTGTCACCTGATCCCTCATGGGTGGTGCTGTGGTGTAGTGGTGGCCCTTTGAGGTGgattttcctctctgctgtttgccAGCGCTGCTCTTTAGTTTTTATTCTCCTGTTTTATTCTCTAACCTTTATCTTACACTTTTAAATCCTGTTTGTCTCCTTATATTACATCTTTAGTTTCTTTTCTAACTGCTTTTTATGTcccatgtaaagcactttgaatgtGCTGAACTAAGTTGCTTTCCTTTATAGTTTGAACCCAAAACGAATGCAAGAGTGACATCTGCTGGTCCAGTGCGGAGCTCATtgcaatacattttcatttattctatATTTGTATAGCTTGTTTTTTGATGATTAGACCATACTATGCTCTAATGTTCATAGCATTTATTGCCCTGCTACTTGAATGGATTATCATGCTGCTGCTTCCATGGTGTCTTGTCATTAATCTTTGTCATAACGTTTTTTCCTTTGTCTGGCTACAAGCCAGGATGTGGTACAGAATCAGGCTGTGCACAAAATAACATAcactacaaatacaaatacCATGAAGCAAACATTAtatgcagtggtggaaagtacatttactcaagtcaGGCACTTTTGAAGCACTAATGTTGTATTCAACGCCTACTATGCTACAATTCAAAAGGAAATATTGTACCTTTCGCATGCATATGATAATATATCCATGGTAGGGAATGTATTTCTGCagaagtagttttttttttccatttttctgacagttCTTCTGTACCTTTACTTATGTAGGATTTTGAAAGTAGTTGTTTTACTTGTAATAGGGGTAGTTTTACACTGTTGTACTggtatttttataattattaatattaaataaagaTCTCAGTACTTCTTCCATGACTGCTACAATTTGGCAAGTGTTTCTCCAAATATTTGATGCTCGTTTGTTTCTCAGGATGTTCCTGGATCCGTCTCAGCACAGTctgaaatttttattttttccagctgtgagcAACTCTTCCATTTCCTTTGTGCATCACTGGTGAATAAAAATACTGGAGGTTCATCTTTATGACAGTTAACTATTTGGAAACAACAGATGTAGTAAGAGTGAGGCTGTTTTCAGAGTTAACCCTTTATTCAAAGAAATGTTCAAACGATAAAGGAGCACAGCCGGCTCGGAGTAAAGTGTGAATGCTACAAGCCAGTAAATAGTGGTCGGGTAAAAAATTACAACCTGTTCCAACCATCAATGAAATAAGTAATTAGCCTTTTTTTGATAGAAAGcagcataaaaataaattgaagtCCAAGCCAGTCATCATGAGCTAAATGTGCAATAAAAACACTGGTCttactcacacatacacacacacacacacacacacacacacacaaagatccTTTTATGCTTTACACGATTGAAATGGATACAGGCGGAGTTTTAGAATAGcgttaatattttaaaaaacacacataaaaggTGTCAGTGTGTTCATGATTTCAAAGAGAAACCAGTGTACACAAAGTGGCACTCATTTAGGTAAATTAACCTCTGAAGTTCATGTTTAATTTAAGCCTGAAAAAGTCCAGTTAAAAATGGGTAAAATAATATTACAGTAGGCTGAATTATGCCTCCCTTTGTCGAGCAGACAGCTCCATTCTGGTCCTCTTACTGTTCCACAAAGCAGAGCAGCGTTAGGACGGATATGCCAGACTTCTCTCCGATTACAACTATTTGTATTAAGGGAGCCCAAGTCCCTAAAATGTTCCTCTCTGTAATTGAATTACAGCATGCATATTCTGTACTGTGGACCCGCTGACGGGCCAACAACACACTAACATCCTTAAAATAACTAGAGAATCACAAGTAGacataagaaacaaaaaatgaaataaaacatcccATCGGTTGATTGCATGATGCAGTTATGGGGACAAACAGTATCTACAGAACAACATTCACCAGTCCTTTTATTTGGAGTGAAAACAGTTCCTTTTATGAAATCAGCTTATACCTAACTTTCTGCAAGAAGAGCAGAAGAGTCTCAGTCGGAGTCAATGTTTTGGTGTGATAACTGAGCAAAAGCACAGTTGCTGTAAGGTTTCCTGCCCCACATGTACCTCTGAGAGGAGGCACGCTTTATACGGACTGAGGATATGGCCGCCTAAGGCTTAACCTCCGTGTACCATGTTTCAGTTATAATCCTTAACATTCTTCTACTATTTACGGTCTGTTTTTGAAGCAATAGCTGATCAATGTGGATGCAGAAGTTTTCATTGTTATTGTTTAATGTTATGTCATTGACAGGAGTGTAGTGCATTATCAGAGCTGTATTACGATACTGTTCACACCAACCGCCCTACTgatgctgcttcacattaaacGCATTCAACTGGCACACACAGGAGGTGACGTTTATTGTGAGACAATGTACTTCCTACTAAGGTTAGCATGGCCCACGACTGCTTGACAAAAATATGACTACAAAACAAGACCgtggtcatttttttttgttgttggtgGATTTAATTTCTTGCTTGGAGTAATGGAACAAGAAACAATAGAGAGTTCTCAGGCGTGCGCACATTTCTCAGCAAAACTATCTCAGACCTTCTGCAGCATGACATCCAGTCATGGTCAAGTATTAGACTAGTTGCAAGTAGTAGACCGACTTCTTCATCAAAACAACAcaagtttgtttggctgcactgtaaacagacttCAACCACGACAAAAATCTTAAGGATCATAACTGTACCATTTTTATGACTAACATTTTGGGCCATTTCTTTTCTCCATCATACACTGAATGTGGAATGCTGTGTGAACACTGTTCTGTTGGCGTGAACTGTCAAGGTTTGTAAAATATAGGCGACATAAAATAACTGTATGTATACATTAGTAGAACAGCAAAATTTAACTAAATTAACCACAAACCCAAGTCTGGTGTAATAAATCAGagataaacataaacaaatctttaaaaaacgATGCATAGCATAAACAACATTGCAAAATCCGCCTCTACTGCACTTCATACCTAAACCTCAGCCAGGCCAGTTGTTTCCACGGGTGGAAACAGGTGTCAGGAgtgtttttgccttttcaaGGTGGAGCCTGCTGCTCAGGCGGAGAGAGAGGTGATGAGAGTCTAAAGCGCTCCCGTTAAAAAcaagggaaggagaaaaaaagacaagaggtGTTTCTGGGGGccccgaggaggaggaggaggaggaggaggaggaggaaagggaagaggagaaatggaggtcggggggggggggatttagGGCTCCCTGTTGTAAACACTGCTGCTCAGGATCAAGGCTCCTCAAACTTTGCTGACTCCACAGCGCTCTTCTCAAAGGAGTAGGGGGGCCATGTGACTTTCTAggtgtcctcttcctcctcctcctcctcttcctcacgtTTGCCCACCACCCTCTTCCTCAGAGCTTCGTCAGAGAAACCCTGTCCCTTAGGTTCTGGGCGGCCCTCTGGggagcctctcctcctcctccagatttCGTCACGGTcgccatcctcctcttcctcgtcctcgtcATCGTCTTCCTCGCCGTCTGCCTCATGCTCGTCCTCTTGTCTTTGGATTAACCTCGCCTGCTccattgtctgtttttctgcagagcAACAACAGCCAACAGTCAGTGACCTTTCATAAAGCAGTTTAAACCAAAGTACTGTGCAGTGACTAGTACATTTATAATCTGTTTGCAGTATCTAGTATAATCTCATATGAAACTAACTCTGGTAGTAATCCGGAGAAGAAAATCGGCGTGAGGGGAAGACAAAATCTGCGATGAACACCAGTAACTGCAAAGACAAGGCAACAATATCCGTTAATTCACTGGTACTGCAGGTTTGTACTGAATGAACACTGTAAgagtgtttcactgtttttaaaaataatttccaatAAGTGCTGCACAGGTACTCACCAGTCCTAATGCAAGGCCAGAGAACAGAGTGGCCAGGCCAAAGATAGCATAAGACCCCCAAACAGGAATCCCCAGGTGCTCTGTCATGTAGTTGTGACAACGctggaaataaacaaaacatgaacagTCAATAACAGCAAAAAAGAAGCTTCTTCGCCGCGTTGCTTGTCAAATGAAtatcacatgaaataaaatgatcaaCTTTTAATTTGTGTGGCATGTGGGCAGTGAATTGGAGGTCTGAAAAAAAGGCTAAATCTACGGCAGAAAAACAATAGATTAACAATTTAGTCCATCTTCACCACATTCACCCCTTAAAGGGGATGAAATGTATTTGACGCTGGTGATTCTGTGACTTTTCCTTGGGCACCACCAACAGGTCACACTGTATTTTGAATAACTTTTCTAGGCACCAAGCCAGACATTCACAGCACTCTGTAGCCCTGCAGCAGGGAAGAACACTTCCTGTACATAAACAATGTGACAAGATCCATTAttataaaatgctaaaatgtgttACCATGTTACAGTATTAACTGCATACAACACGTACGTAGCAgtgctttgtgtatgtgtgtaaccGAAGCCTggaattaaaaacatattaatgaGCCATACTATTGCACTAACTTGTTTCTTCATTGTGATAAATATAGACACTGTAGTTTGTTTTGACTGACATACGCTGTTCAGCTGGCAGAAATACTAtgacacaaaaatatattaatcCGCTGATGAAAATAGACCCCAACAATTAcaatatttcctcctgtttgctAAAAACCTACAGTGctcagctgttttaggaaatgactATACCTTTTGACCATGAAATGGTTCACATACATATCCACATACTTcttgccactgtgtgtgtgtgtgtatatatatatatatatatatatatatatatataaagtcaGCCCTGTATCCTGCACAACTGGATTTTTGAACAGATTTCCTCATGTAACATTCCTCATTGAATGgactgtgtgaaatgaaatgaataccTTCCTACATGTTGACAGTGAACTCTACCAAAACTGAAATCCTCACTTACCCGGATGAACATGGAGAGCTTGAACAGAGCAGACATTGAGTTCATTCTGgcaaaagaggaggaaatgacaGCAGTAATTTAACATGGATTTGTCCAACTGCAACATCACTACAAAGcctaaacacacaaaagataACAAATAGAGGACAGTAGGaggtgtttgtgggtctgattTTAAACCAACAGTGAGGcattaataataaaaccagCAGGGCAGGTatctgatgctgtttttttggaATTTCAGAAAGAGCACTGAACTGCTGCTAAGAGAAGAAATGAAATTTCTCTTCAGTGGATCGctgaaaatagtaaaatattttattcttggGGGATGAGGATTATAAACTCACAGAAATGAAGATGGCCCAAACCAAGAGGAAATTGGCTCCACTGCTTTCCATTTCTGCTCATCAATGAAGCTGAGGAAGTCATCTTTAGTGCGAGCGCCCTGGTACTTCCGGAAGATACCATCCttacagctgaaacacaaaTGTTGAATACTGTTAGGAGCGGTGCAATGTTTTCTCTCAACGCATGTAACCCACATTTTCTGTGATAATAAGCTTATGGACTGACTGATGAGTGGCAGCCTACTGAGAGCAGAATGGGTGATTAGGCCAGTGACATTATACAAGACTCACAGAAGAACAGAACACTTATGAGATAAAAGTACATCAGCATGACATACGCAAAAGAGGaagcaagaaaaccacaaaaCCCAAGAACTTACTGGTAAATGGTAGGAAGTGAAGTGATGATGAATCGGCCACTCAGACCTTAGAGAGAAAGGATACGAGTACTCAGTGTGCAGGAACAAACACTTTGACTCATGGCCAAACTGAAAGGAATTTCAGACTGACTGAATTAATGTCTTTCTACCATTAATGCAAACATTTTACACAGGGCTGGAGCAAATAATCAACACACAATACAGTAAGATGAAGTAACACTATGTTAAAGCTTATAcagctggtttttttttgttttttttttacttccaaaAGGTGACATCTTTCAGGCTGTAATTTGTAGAGTTGTTCACCAAAAAACCGGTCTTTCAGTCAACATTTTGACAGTGTGCATGTGACCAATGTTCCTGCAGTTAGACAGTCCAACTTCCCAGAGATCTGGTATCTCTGTACCACACAAAGTTGCCTTCAATACTTAGAAAATGGCCTGAAAATGGAGTCATACTGACCATCATACAGTTTATGATGGtctatgtaaatatatttgtcCAGGACTTTCCCATACTATAAACACCGCGATAACTGTTCCTTTGATATTTTGGCTGTTTAATATCATGGTGGAAAATTTTGCAACATGAATATTTAGGAATTCAGTTTGCTGGACATTTTTGACTAGTTGTTTACTATATAATCAGTCTCTCTACTGACTTTGTGTCATAATACATGCAACATGTTGTGACATTAGCCGTAACAGCAACATCTTAACTGAGCTCACTTTGGAGCTGCCTTTCTAACTGTATTATGAAGTTGCACAACACCTGAATTGCTGGTGTATCTTTAGCTAACGTGGCAAAATTACTCTCAGCTGACAGTTTATTAGATCAACAgggaacattttaaataaagtttttgttCAAACTGTTTTAAATAGGTGTAGACTGAACTTTGAGGAGTGCTGCTgaattttattgtgtttaacCGAAGTCTTTCTAATATTTAGTCTGCGTTCATCATCAATAGAAATAGGGAGAAAAAAGTGTAAAACATGACCAATAATATAACCAACTGTGCAGTAGAACTGTTGATGTTGAGGCTGTTTAATACAGTATGGAGATCATGCACTGGCCTGACAGCTGTCTTGTCATGCCTGTAGGATTCAGGGTGTAGTTGGGAAGGTCACTTGTGGCCTACCAGGCTGCTCTGTCACGTCCACCTTGGCTATGTTGACTCCCATGTCCTCCCCCCAGTCCGCAAACTCCTCCCAGACCGGCTGGAGCTGCTGACATGCTGGACACCAGGGTGCGTAGCTGAGAGATATCAAGTTACACAGGTAAAGCCTCAGATAAACCACACAATCACTCCCACCAACGTGTAAATAATCACTGAGTACAGCATGAAATTACACGATAACCTTAACGTTACTTTGTTAGCATGTTACTTAGCAAACTGGCTAGCATAAAACTCTGTGGTAAGCTCCTTAGCTAAACATAGCAGCTGGTCACACAACTTGTGAGGGCTACGTAAAGGCAGACAATAAAATAGTAAGACAATGTTGGGCATTTAGGCCTGAATATGACCGGACACGGTAACTTATGTCCGGTTTAAACGACCTCAGATGAGCTGAAGTAAACGCTAACTGACAGGCTAAGTAGCCAGTTAGCCATTAGCATTGGACGTTAGCACCGACACTGACAATTCAATCATCCATTCTCCTGTCAGGATTTCCTCCCAGTTGCTGTCGGTCACTTCTCTGAGGCCGGTCCGCTTTGCCGAAACCGGCTGCGACGTTAAATAAATCACCAGAAACAAACAGCAAGTCCATGAGCGGCGTTTTGTTTGCCGTGTTACAGAAAACATTGTTGTGCTGCTCGCTAGCAAACACGCCATGTCTGTTTGAGTCTGCGCGCTCACTTCCGCTGTGCGTCCTGACGTCCACGTCAGGTAGGAagtgttttggtcttttttttagttttgtgcGCGAAAGTCTGATATTATCTGTAGAGAACACAGATTAAGGTGTAGAAAAAGATGAAATCAGCAGGTATCCGGTGTTGTTTGCTTAGTCGTGAAATcgcaaagaaaacaacattcacGCGACAAATGTTAgcaacacacataaacagtgaCAGGTAAGACTTTCCAATTTCTAATAAAATACTACTTAATTATTACAACTAAAGCCACTAAAGTGTCATGTAAAATGATGAgtatttaatttctttctcaTTTGTTGTGACCTAAACAAGTAAATTGTTattctcttgtgttttttcatgtgtaTGTGCAAACTCTGTTGTATCACTAAGACTAGCCAGCTAGCTAACACTACAACACGTACagaaatgttgagtaatgtgttgctcttataaataaataaaatgaaatggaaattaGGAAATACGGTTTATTACCAGCAGGCGGTGCCATTGTCCCTAAAATATCTCAGAAAGAAGAGAGTGTGTCCAGGTTTATGGGGCCCATTCATGTAGTATGCTGTAGTGAATGTGTCTGTACATGGGTGAGATTACCATTACTTCAAATAATAGATAGAGATATTCAGATTAAAGCGATATGAAGTGTGGAAAAGCAGGAAATCTTCACCTGAGAAGCTGTAACTGGAGAATGTTTgcaatttttgttttcataaacatgcagaaaaaccctaaaatgtttaattcaggAACTttacagagtatttttacactgtagtGTTGTTCTTGCGTAAAAGGTTTGAATACTTCATCCAATccatgtttaaaacaaaacagtttctACTTACAATCCCCCTCACTGGTTAGAAATGTCTACCAGTTGTGACTGATCCCCCCCCCCATTGTTTCATTAGAAAAGATCCATGTTGGGTAACTAGTATGCTTTTTTCTACATTCCTCTTCTATTAATTAATCTGATGACCAGAGTTGAAATTTGTCTTGCTGTCCTGCAAAACCTGTGGACCCCCAGTGAGGTGGGAGCCTGCAAACTTATTCCTGAGAGGCATCTCAGACATCctgcaaaagaaaacatacagtactttGACTACTGATATCCATCTGTCTTTTTGTTCATACCCAAAAATCATGAACGTAACTGAACAACATAACTTGACATGTGAAAGTGAAGCTCGTTAAGCTTCTTCTGCAGGAGTTTGAGTACGTTTATAACCACAGGAGAAAATAGTGAGAGCATATTTCAGTCTGAGCTCAGACGAGGCCAAAGTTCTGCTCCCAAAACCTACAAATCTCTCCTTCGCTCTCAAATCTTGACCTGCTTGACTTAGTTTTTCATGCCCACTTAGTTTTGTCACTCATGAACTTCCTTATTTTTGAGtatgtgccagtgtgtgtgtgtgtgtgtgtgtctctctctctctctctctctgtgtataGAGTCAATCAGCCTGCCTGTGTTTCTTTGCATGAGAGGATTTCATTCTGAGTGAATGTGCTGAATGAGAGCAGTTATTATTGCTGGGAACCTGCAGGCAGATAGCAGTGGCAGCCAGTTATCAGTGCACCTCACACTCTAAAAATACCCTCCAGATGACATCCTTTTGTGCCCCTACCATCGCCCCCTTTCTCCAGCCATCAGCTCTGCTCCACTTACAGCGCAGAGTGAATCTCCTCTGTGCACGGCAGTCATCTGCTCCTCTCCTAAGTTAATGTGGTAGAGAGGGAAATAAGTGGAGGACCGGGGACGCGTAATGCTGTTTTGTGTTCTCTCCATTGCTGTGCTCAGGCGGCTGGTGGTTGAAAGCAGgtttgattttctgtctttttttaagtcGAGAGTCCGAAGTAAAATATCTTGAAAGTCATTGGTTGAATTTTCATACCTCATGGCGCCTTCGAGTCGGCTCGTCTGTTGAGTTTATCTGATAGCATGATAGGATACAATGCtcccaccaaacacacactcggcTGTGGAAgatttttctaattttacatttaatttgctgTTGATTAAACTGTTGATGGCTGGCCAGAGTCTgattgttgccatggttactgcTCTGCTACTGCACAGCCTGCTGATGCCAGTTACAGACAAGTGCTGCAGTCCTCGCTCTGTTATACATTACTTAACCCACGATATGGACCTTGAGATTAGcttgtcagctgctgctgtttccaaggtcaagactGAACTTTGAAACTCCATTTTGAATCTGCTCAGGAAAAAAAGGTAGTTTAAACATCTACAGTGCCATAAGGACTAGCAAAGTCTATCTGCTAATGAGGAGCACATAGTATAAACTGGAAGCTCAGCGAGCCAGTTGCACCAGCTGTTCTTAAGTTTAATCATAGTCAAGTCATAACCCAAGCTTTAACTTCACAGAGGTCTACACACGACTaagtaaaaacataaaaatgtcgCCAACTGTATAATATCCATTTAGACTGAAGAGTGAACGAGGTAATGAAATGCAATATGGTGAACAAATCTGACCTCACACCAGcccaaaaaacacagcatgccTCAAATTACAAATGCTAAGCAAATAATGTGCACACTAACAAGGCTAGTTCTAATCACTCATTTTAAATTGCATGAGTATTTCTAGCTCTGAAACGCACATGTCCTGCATTTCCACCTATATATAAAGCATACATTTAGCAGGGGTTTTCAgttgtttgatattttaattaCCCCctaaaataactatttttgGAAGTTCTGTAACAGCTCATGATGCTTCAatgatttactgtatatttctacatatttataGTTGTTTTTGATTGGGCTGCACTACAGATGTGTTGTAGCAACTTTCCTAAAGTTTTTATTTGCTAAGACACTTTTCAGGTTTTATTGGTGCAGCCCAATTTAGCAAATTACTACTTTGAAACTAGCGGCTGAAAACTGCTGTTTCAACGGCGAAGACGAAACTTTGAACCTCAACTTGTAATATGatcatttcaaatcaatatttcGTGTCACATGTCAAGTGAAGTCGTGGTTATATGTGTTGCCCAATACCACACACCATCTCATCAAAAGTCCCTGATCCAGATAACGCTCCCTTAGGAGACTAAGAGAAACActaaaggaaaaggaaaggaaacttCATGACAGGAAATTCAAAGAAATATCTGGAGGTGCCATAGTGGGAAATATAACAGTGGAATTACACTACAATTGGTCCAATGACAATGAAACAAATCCAGCACAAGATGTTCAGAAAAACAAGTCCAAGAAATGAGTCCAGTAAGTTAAGTCCACTGGAACACGTCCATTTTATAAGTCTGTATGAGGTCTGTTTTGGTGCGTAGCCATAATCAGAATCATGTAGGGGTACACAGTAATTATTGCAAAATATAATCCTTCAGGGTCGTTATTGTACGGCACAAATTACAGCAAGGCTCGCTACAGCAGCTCGAGTAGAGGGCCACAAAATCAGCTCTAAGATATTGTTGCACCTCATCGATGACACAGCAGGTGTTCCACATCACGTTTTTGCTCTCTGAGGCACAAATTTAGTGGTCACTGTTTCGCTATGATGACAAATCAAAATTCTGTATTTGTACAATCTACACATTAAATTACAAACCATGAAATCCTGTGATCACCACCTGTGTGTTAGGCAGTTGTATTCTTATGAGCTGCAGAAGAATAAAGCAGCTGCTGTGATATTTTCATTGTGGTAAACACAGGGATACAAAATTATTGATCTCTCTTACAATGATGACGTGAATGTTTATATACTGTAGGTGGAGTTAATTTGCAGCCATATTAATGCCTTGAAAATGAGACTTTTACCTTATTAGAACTGCAGTTTTTGGACAACATTGACATAAAATCATCTTATGAAGTTGTTACTGTAAACCTAAAAGCAAACCTGCCATGTCTGTTGACACAGGTAGCAACATTAAGATTCATTTAGAGCCTTGTTTCTGTGCATCCGATGAATGTAAGCCCAACATTTACTCCCTTTTATCTCCTTTTGGATCTCCACCTCCTCTAACATCAAACATTTAACAAGCATCCTGACTgtgatgttaaatgttaaaagtaaaagaagcagTAAGTCTTTGCAGCACTAGCAGGAGTTGATGCTTGTTGTTCTGGCAGCCAtacatattttccttttcaataTTTTGAGGGTTATTTACTTTATCAGAGACTCAACATTCGTACTTACAGTAGGCCCACAGCGGCATCTCTGCATGAACGATAAGGCCATCGGCGCTCAGATGTGCTATTGT from Pempheris klunzingeri isolate RE-2024b chromosome 13, fPemKlu1.hap1, whole genome shotgun sequence encodes:
- the tmx1 gene encoding thioredoxin-related transmembrane protein 1 is translated as MACLLASSTTMFSVTRQTKRRSWTCCLFLVIYLTSQPVSAKRTGLREVTDSNWEEILTGEWMIEFYAPWCPACQQLQPVWEEFADWGEDMGVNIAKVDVTEQPGLSGRFIITSLPTIYHCKDGIFRKYQGARTKDDFLSFIDEQKWKAVEPISSWFGPSSFLMNSMSALFKLSMFIRRCHNYMTEHLGIPVWGSYAIFGLATLFSGLALGLLLVFIADFVFPSRRFSSPDYYQKKQTMEQARLIQRQEDEHEADGEEDDDEDEEEEDGDRDEIWRRRRGSPEGRPEPKGQGFSDEALRKRVVGKREEEEEEEEEDT